The genomic interval GCCTCGAGCGCCTCACGAAGCAAACGGAGGTTGCGGAGCGTCACGACCGGGCCCGCGAGCCACTCTTCGCCGGCCTCTTCGGACGCCGGATCGAGGCCCTTTCGCCGCGCGCCGGCGTCGCACCACGCCTCGGCGACACGAACGATGCCCTTCGCGAGCTCGTCGAGGAGCCGAATACGCTCCGCGAGCGTCACCTTCGGCCAGTCGGCCTTGTGGGCGTCGAGGTTCGCGAGCTTGAGATCGATCTGGGCGAGCGGCGTGGGAGGGAGCGGCGGAGGGGGCTCGGGAAAGGTGGGCTTCTCGCTCACACGAGCCCCGCTTGTGCGCGGTCGAGGAAGCCGTCGAGCGCCTTCAAGATCAAGGTGTTGCCGTCTTGCGAGTACGCGGCGAGCTTGGCCTCGCACTCGGGCACCTTCGCGAGGAAGCGCTTCACGACCTCCGGGTCGTCGAGCGACTCGGTCGCCATGCCGTAGCCCTCGTGCTCGAGGTAGCGCGCGTTCAGGACCTGCTCGAACTGTCGATGCAACGGGACGGCGAGCATCGGCTTGTGGAGGTAGACGGCCTCGCCCATGAGCGTGAACCCGCCCCCCGCGATGACCGCCTTCGAGGACGCGAGGTCGTCGATGAACCCTTGCTCGGAGAAGGGCCGGAAGACCAAGTTCCCTTCGCGCTCCTCGCTCTTGATCGAGCGGCGGATCCCGTAGATGCGAAACTCGGTGTCGAGCTTGCGGAGCCCCTCGACGAACGACTCGTTTCCCTCGGCGGTCTGGTAGACGAGCACGTGATCGCCCTTTGTGGCCTTGGCCGCGAGGATCTCGGGGCGCAAGATCGGAGGGAAGAGGGTCGTCCGCTCTTTGCGCACCGGCGGGCGGAAGAACGTCGTGATGAAGTACTCGTCGCAGAACGGGAGCTTGCTCTTGATGAACGCCTTCGTGAGCTGAAACTCCGCCGTGTGCCCCTCGATGACCGACTCGGGCAACGTGCAGCGGTTGATGATCTGCATGTTGTCGATGCTGAGGAGCGGCAACCTGTGGGTCTTCGCGTAGAGGTACGTCCACGACTCGAAGTCGCTGATGACCGCCTCGGGCTGGAAGTCCTTGATGAGATCGAAGTACGCGCCGATGTTCTCCGGCACGCCGGCCGCGCCCGTCGTCACGTTGCTCCAGAGCGTTTTCCCGAGGCGCACCCGGTTCTCTTCGTAGATCATGTGGAAGCCGTGGATCTGGTTGACCCCCTCGAAGCGCTTCCCCAAAAATTCTCGGGCGCGCCCCGAGGCCATGATCTCGACCTCGTGCCCCTCGCGAACCAGATGCTCGAGCACCACCCGCGAGCGCATCGCGTGCCCCATTCCCTCGCCCACGACCCCGTAGAGAATCTTCATGGCCGACGAGCTTACTAAAACGGCGCGCCGAAGGCGTGTCTGGTGCGAGACGCTCCCGCTCGAAGAGCTCGAGTCCCGGGCCGTCTTGGGGCTCCTCCGCCGGTACGACCTCGAGGTGCTGGTCGCGGTGACTCCCGGCACTCGAAGCGGGGCGGCGCGGGCGTTTCGTGCCCTCGAGGACCACGGCGTGCGCGCCGGGCTCTGGCCCATGATCGGCGACGACGAAGGGCGGTGGGCGAGCTCCGCGACCCTCTCCGCGTACACGGCCTATGTCGACTCCGTCACCTCGGGCCTCGTGGAGGAGGGCGTGCCTCCGCGCGAGATCGCCTTCGATCTGGAGCCGCCCTTCTTGGCCGCGAAGGCCGCGTCCCACGGCGCGGTCGCCGGCCCCGTCCGCACCGCCATGCGCCTGCGCGGTGCCTTCGCCGAAGCCCACGCATCGCTCGCGCGCACGGTCGAGAGGCTCGGCGCGGAGGTCGAGATTTCCTGCGCCGCGGTGCCCCTCGTGCTCCTCGACGGGCACGAGCGTGGCGCCCCGTTCTACCAGTCGCTCCTCGGGACGCCCGTGGACGGCGTCGCGTTCGGCGCGGTGAGCATCATGGCCTACACGAGCATGCTGGAGGGGTGGTCGCGAGGCCTCCTCGATCGCCGGGCGTCCCTGGGGGTGCTCGGGGAGTGCGCGAGGCTCGCGAAGGCACGGTACGGTGCCCGAGCGTCCCTCTCCCTCGGGACGGTCGGCACGGGGGCCTTCCACGACGAGCCCATCTACCGCGACCCACGGGAGCTCGCCGAGGACGTGGCCGTGGCGCGTGCGTTCGGCGTCGACGACCTCACGCTCTTCGACCTCGGCGGAGTCGTGAGGCGCGCGCCGGCCGAGGCGTGGCTCGACGCGTTCACGACCGACGCCGCCGCGCCCACGTCGCTCCCACGGCGCGTCGCGCTCGGGTCGGCCTTCCTGCGGGGCTTCGGTCGGTTCCTTGGACGCCCGTAAGTTGTCGAATTAACTAGACAAAGTCCGGTCTACGGGTTGTAGAGCCACTTCGGCCCGCGGCAGAGCGTGCTGGCCGCGGAGCACGCCTTGACGTTGCTCGTCGCCTTGAAGCCCGCGAAGAGCTCGGCTTGGAGCGCCGCGTTGTTGTTGCACACGTGGTAGTCGGCGAGGGTCTGGTTCGTCGACCGCGCGATCTCGGTGAGCGCCTTGTCGAGCGTCGAGGCGAGGTTGCCGCCCTCGAAGGAGCACTTGGGCGCGATGGCGATCGCCTTCTCGAAGTCTTGTGCCTTGAGGGCGGCGACGAGGGCCGCCTTGCCACCTTCGTTCGTGCAGGTGAGGCCCGCGCTCTGCTCGATGCTCGTGATGACGTCCGTGAGGAGCTTCTCCCCGACGTCGCCCTTCAGGCGGTCCATGCCGAGGAACTGTTTGGGATCGCAGCCGCACGTTTTGTACGCGGCGACGAGGTTCGAGATGGCCGTCTTCGAGCCGCGCACGGTGTCGCGTTTGACCTCGACGAGGATGACGTTGCCGTTTTTGTCCTTGGCGCCGGGCTCGGTGCCGTAGTTGGCCTGAAACGCGCTCGCGAGCGGCTGTTTGCCGTTCGCCTTCGTGGTGCACGACGCTTCGATCGTGGTGGTCGTGTGGGGAGGCCAGAGGGGCGAGGTGCGGCCCGCGGTCTCCTTGTAGGCGTCCTTCTGGAGCCACACGAAGGTCGCCTCGCAGTTCGTCCCGCGGACCGCGTCCTCGTCGGCCGAGGCCGCGGGATCGTCGTTCGCCGTCTCGGCGCTGCAGGCGGCGAGCGCGACGGTGAGGGGAGCCAGGGAGAGCGCGAAGCGAGCGACGGAGCGAACCATGACGCGATGATGTACTCGAGCCCGTTCGTTTGTCGACCGCTTCGCTCCGCGGAGCTTTGGCGTGGCGCGTCACGCGGCCGCGGGGTGGCGCTCGAGATCGGCCAGCGCCACGCGTAGCGCCTCGCGAGCGGGGACCCCGAGCTCTTCGAGGCGCGGAACGACGACCGCCTCGAGCGTCTCGAAGAAGGCCGTGAACGTCGCTGGCCCCTCGGGCGCCCCGTACGAAAGAGATGCCTCGGACGAGGGCCGGGTGCCGAGAAACGAGCCGAACCGGACGAGGCGGTGCCGGAACGACGTGGCCGCGTAGGCCGCGAGCCTCGCGCGCTCCTTCGGCCCGAAGGTGGGCACGACCTCTCCGAGCACGCGGAACCCGAACCGGGCGTGTCCGACCTCGTCGGCCAAGATGATGCGGAGCTCCTCGGCGAGCTCGGGGGTCCCGGCGCGCTCCACCTCTTCTCCGACCAGCACGACGGCGGCCGTCTCGCTCACGCAGCACACGTCGAGCAGGTTCCATACGAGGCCTTCGAGCGGGGATACGTTCGTGTGAACGGGCACCCTCGGGAGCTCGCCCATCGGGGCCGTCGCGACCTCTCCGAGCGACGTGAGAACTCGCGCGCAGCGCACGCCGTGAGACAGCTCCTCGTTCGCCATCGTGAGCAGCTCGGTGGTCTCCCGGGCGCGGAGGCCCGCGGCCATCGCCTGGGGGACGAGCGCGGCGAACACGCGAGCCGACACGTACTCGGCGACCATGCGTGTGCGCCAGGTGTCGACGACGGCCGCCCGTTCGTCGGGAGAGAGGGCGACGTCGGGGAGCTTCAGCGGGCCGAGCTCCGAGGCTTCGCGACCGAGGTCGAGCACCGGCGTGCCCTCGGCGGTGGCCGACACGAGCGGCCTCACGCCACCACCTCGGCCGGCTCCGCGGCGAGCTGCGAGAAGAGGTCCGGCGCGAGCTCCGGCGGCGCGGGCGGGCCCCAGGACGGAACGCAGCCACCCCCTTGGCCGCGGAGGCGGAGCACGTCGGCGACGCGCTCGGCGGACGAGCCGTCCTCGACACGCTCGTCGGACGATGGGGCTCGCTCGCGGGCGTGCGCGGCCCCGGCGGCGAGGAGAGAGACGGCGCACGTGATTCGGGCGGCCATGCGGAGCGCGCGGGCTCGGTCGGACGAAGGCTTTTGCATCGTGGGCTTCCTTTCGGCTCGTGTCGTGAGCCGTCCCGCCTCCAGCAAGGGTCGTGCCTGATGGTGCAATGGTTCAACCATTCAACGGTACGCGGTGTGCAGACGATGGCGGCATGGTCCCCTCTCCCTGGTTCCTCGCGAACGCCGCGGCCCTTGCGCTCGCCTCGTGGCTCTTCCTCTGTACGAACCGCGACGCCCCTCCCGTCCTCGTCGGGGCGTACGTGCGTGCCTTGCCGTTCACGGTCTTGGGAGCGCTCGGCGTTGACTACGGCCTC from Myxococcales bacterium carries:
- a CDS encoding teichoic acid biosynthesis protein, which produces MKILYGVVGEGMGHAMRSRVVLEHLVREGHEVEIMASGRAREFLGKRFEGVNQIHGFHMIYEENRVRLGKTLWSNVTTGAAGVPENIGAYFDLIKDFQPEAVISDFESWTYLYAKTHRLPLLSIDNMQIINRCTLPESVIEGHTAEFQLTKAFIKSKLPFCDEYFITTFFRPPVRKERTTLFPPILRPEILAAKATKGDHVLVYQTAEGNESFVEGLRKLDTEFRIYGIRRSIKSEEREGNLVFRPFSEQGFIDDLASSKAVIAGGGFTLMGEAVYLHKPMLAVPLHRQFEQVLNARYLEHEGYGMATESLDDPEVVKRFLAKVPECEAKLAAYSQDGNTLILKALDGFLDRAQAGLV
- a CDS encoding ferritin-like domain-containing protein, whose translation is MRPLVSATAEGTPVLDLGREASELGPLKLPDVALSPDERAAVVDTWRTRMVAEYVSARVFAALVPQAMAAGLRARETTELLTMANEELSHGVRCARVLTSLGEVATAPMGELPRVPVHTNVSPLEGLVWNLLDVCCVSETAAVVLVGEEVERAGTPELAEELRIILADEVGHARFGFRVLGEVVPTFGPKERARLAAYAATSFRHRLVRFGSFLGTRPSSEASLSYGAPEGPATFTAFFETLEAVVVPRLEELGVPAREALRVALADLERHPAAA